The genomic stretch TTAACAAAACAGAACTCTATTCATACATTGAAACTCTTGTAAACTCAAGAGCTATGAGCAACGACAATGTTATTGCTGTATTGAAAGCATTAGTAGATACTTATGATAACATGGCAACTAAGACAATCAAGACAGAAGTAACAATGACAGAAGGAGTAACATTTGTATTCAAACCTGTAACACCTATGACTGAATACGTTATGTCTATCAGCGCTACTGTTGACAATGTAATCTATACTATTCCTAATGTAAAAGTAAAAGAAGCAGGTACTACTGACGCAGGTTTGGAAGTATTATCACACGGTCACGGTCACGGAGACAATGGCAATGCAGGTGGTGGTGCAGCTGGTAAATAATCAATCAGTTTAAACCAACACGTAGAATAATAATTCACCAAAAAATTATAGTAAAATGAAATATAAAGTATTAACTCTGTCGCTTCTGATGGCAGGTGCTTGTGCTACTACTCTTAAAGCACAAGACACCAACTATTATACTCCGAAATGGAGCGATAACATCTTCGTCAGTGTAGGTGGAGGTATCCACGCTATTGAAAACGATGGTTTCAATAAGCTGGCTCCTCACTTCAGCATCTCTTTGGGTAAGTTAATTACTCCCACATGGGGGATACGTGGTCAGGTAAATGGTATCACACAACACTTGTGTTTGGATAACAGTTACTACGAACACAACAAGAACTACGTAGGAGCTAACATTGACGCTATGGTAAACTTGTCAACTCTGTTTGCAGGTGCTAATCCTAGCCGTTTTTTTGAAGTATATGGTTTTGCTGGTCCTATGCTTTCCGTAGCTAAGTCACAGAACGTAACAATCAAGAATGATGGAACAATGGTTCCCGAAGGTGAAAGCAAAGCAAGAGCACGTATTGGTGCATCCGCCGGTGTAGGCTTGAAGTTCAACATTAACAAATATTGGGCTATCGATGTTGAAGCTCGCGGCGCCATCGCTCCTTCTATCTTTGGTAATATCAGTAGCCACCGTAAAGCTGAAGGAACAGGTATGTTGACAGCTGGTGTCAGCTACATCTTTGGTGGCAAGAAGTTTGCTAAAGTTGAAGACCGTGTAGTAGAAAAAGAAGTGATCAAGGAAGTGATCCGCGAAGTTCCGAAAGAAGTAGTTAAGGAAGTGATTAAAGAAGTTCCTAGCGCTGCAGAAGTTGCTATCTTCTTCAAAATCGGTAAAGCAAAGATCAGTCCGGAAGGTATGGTTAATGTACAGTTAATGGCTAAAGCAATCAAAGCTAATCCTAACGCTAAGTACAAAATTGCAGGTTTCGCTGATAAAGCTACAGGATCTGCTTCATTCAACCAGACTTTGTCTGAAAAACGTGCTCAGGCTGTTTACGATGCATTGGTTGCAGAAGGCGTAAAAGAAAGCCAGCTTGAAAAAGTTGCTATGGGTGGAACAGATAACATGTTTGGTAAGAACTATTTGAACCGCGTAGTTATCTTGGAAGTAAAATAATCATTGATACCTGATAAAACTCTGATAGATTA from Phocaeicola dorei encodes the following:
- a CDS encoding OmpA family protein; translation: MKYKVLTLSLLMAGACATTLKAQDTNYYTPKWSDNIFVSVGGGIHAIENDGFNKLAPHFSISLGKLITPTWGIRGQVNGITQHLCLDNSYYEHNKNYVGANIDAMVNLSTLFAGANPSRFFEVYGFAGPMLSVAKSQNVTIKNDGTMVPEGESKARARIGASAGVGLKFNINKYWAIDVEARGAIAPSIFGNISSHRKAEGTGMLTAGVSYIFGGKKFAKVEDRVVEKEVIKEVIREVPKEVVKEVIKEVPSAAEVAIFFKIGKAKISPEGMVNVQLMAKAIKANPNAKYKIAGFADKATGSASFNQTLSEKRAQAVYDALVAEGVKESQLEKVAMGGTDNMFGKNYLNRVVILEVK